One window of Nitrospira sp. genomic DNA carries:
- a CDS encoding FG-GAP-like repeat-containing protein gives MKFSDAELTKVIAEVQNGLGWFATTNPIVGISFSYDIQNVNLATPADPAAPDLEAHWRNPAMGAIGFSADWDGVLSYIEDIRSRFGTRWTYCAFFTKYPLGHFAYASIGGPRLVMDYNNNGWGPDNIDRVFAHETGHIFGCPDEYASSGCNCGGGWGRFGIVNGNCANCAAGTGVDCLMKGNTFSLCGYTPSHLGWAPQLVVRNFGYDAGGWRVGQHPRFLADTTGDGRADIVGFGNAGVWVSRAQTDGRFETPQLVVANFGYDAGGWRVDQHPRFLADTTGDGRADIVGFGNAGVWVSRAQADGTFAAPQLVVAGFGYDAGGWRVDQHPRFLADITGDGRADIVGFGNAGVWVSRAQADGTFAAPQLVVANFGYDAGGWRVGQHPRFLADTTGDGRADIVGFGNAGVWVSRAQADGTFAAPQLAVAGFGYDAGGWRVDQHPRFLADTTGDGRADIVGFGNAGVWIARSLGDGTFEAPGLVITTFGYDAGGWRVDQHPRFLADTTGDGRADIVGFGNAGVWVSRR, from the coding sequence TTGAAGTTCTCGGATGCCGAGCTCACGAAAGTCATCGCCGAGGTTCAGAACGGCCTCGGCTGGTTCGCGACGACGAATCCAATCGTTGGAATCAGTTTCTCGTACGATATACAGAATGTGAACCTGGCTACACCGGCAGATCCCGCGGCGCCCGACCTGGAGGCCCACTGGCGGAACCCCGCGATGGGAGCAATCGGCTTCAGCGCGGACTGGGACGGTGTGCTGTCCTACATCGAAGATATTCGGAGCCGATTCGGCACGCGCTGGACCTACTGCGCCTTTTTTACGAAATACCCGCTCGGGCATTTCGCTTACGCGAGCATCGGCGGACCGCGACTTGTTATGGACTACAACAACAATGGTTGGGGTCCCGACAACATCGACCGAGTGTTTGCCCACGAGACCGGACACATCTTCGGTTGCCCCGACGAGTATGCGAGCAGCGGGTGCAATTGTGGCGGTGGCTGGGGACGCTTCGGCATCGTCAACGGCAACTGCGCGAACTGTGCTGCCGGCACCGGTGTCGACTGCCTCATGAAGGGCAACACCTTCAGCCTCTGTGGGTACACGCCTAGCCACCTCGGTTGGGCCCCGCAACTGGTAGTCCGCAACTTCGGTTATGACGCCGGAGGCTGGCGGGTCGGCCAACATCCGCGGTTCCTGGCCGACACCACCGGCGATGGGCGGGCCGACATCGTCGGCTTCGGCAACGCCGGGGTCTGGGTATCCCGCGCCCAGACAGATGGCCGCTTCGAGACGCCACAGCTGGTGGTCGCCAACTTTGGCTATGACGCCGGAGGCTGGCGGGTCGACCAACATCCGCGGTTCCTGGCCGACACCACCGGCGATGGGCGGGCCGACATCGTCGGCTTCGGCAACGCCGGCGTCTGGGTGTCCCGCGCCCAGGCCGACGGTACCTTCGCGGCCCCGCAGCTGGTGGTCGCCGGCTTTGGCTATGACGCTGGAGGCTGGCGGGTCGACCAACATCCGCGGTTCCTGGCCGACATCACCGGCGATGGGCGGGCCGACATCGTCGGCTTCGGCAACGCCGGGGTCTGGGTGTCCCGCGCCCAGGCCGACGGTACCTTCGCGGCCCCGCAGCTGGTGGTCGCCAACTTTGGCTATGACGCCGGAGGCTGGCGGGTCGGCCAACATCCGCGGTTCCTGGCCGACACCACCGGCGATGGGCGGGCCGACATCGTCGGCTTCGGCAACGCCGGGGTCTGGGTGTCCCGCGCCCAGGCCGACGGTACCTTCGCGGCCCCGCAGCTGGCGGTCGCCGGCTTTGGCTATGACGCCGGAGGCTGGCGGGTCGACCAACATCCGCGGTTCCTGGCCGATACCACCGGTGATGGCCGGGCTGACATCGTGGGCTTCGGTAATGCCGGCGTCTGGATCGCCCGATCACTGGGAGACGGCACTTTCGAGGCACCAGGCCTGGTGATCACCACCTTTGGCTATGACGCCGGAGGCTGGCGAGTCGACCAACATCCGCGGTTCCTGGCCGACACCACCGGTGATGGGCGGGCCGACATCGTGGGCTTCGGCAACGCCGGCGTCTGGGTCTCCCGAAGGTGA
- the msrA gene encoding peptide-methionine (S)-S-oxide reductase MsrA: MATLRHQILMAVGLVTCAALTGGLSSGVQGASTTAKAYFAGGCFWCMEEAFEKVDGVLAVVSGYMGGTVANPTYEQVSAGQTGHAESIEVTYDPTKVTYQKLLDAFWRNVDPVTPNAQFCDHGNQYRSVVFYTTEEERQLSEASKRAIEQSKRLPAPIVTQLVKASTFYPAEDYHQDYYKENPLRYKYYKFSCGRSQRLEALWGKP; this comes from the coding sequence ATGGCGACTCTTCGACATCAGATACTCATGGCGGTCGGTCTCGTGACTTGTGCGGCTCTCACGGGCGGACTCTCAAGCGGAGTTCAGGGCGCATCGACTACCGCCAAGGCCTACTTTGCTGGAGGTTGCTTCTGGTGCATGGAAGAGGCCTTTGAAAAAGTGGATGGAGTCCTTGCGGTGGTGTCCGGTTACATGGGCGGAACCGTTGCCAATCCCACCTATGAACAGGTTTCGGCCGGACAAACGGGCCACGCGGAGTCCATCGAAGTGACGTATGATCCAACCAAGGTCACCTATCAGAAATTGTTGGATGCCTTTTGGCGCAATGTCGATCCCGTCACGCCGAACGCGCAATTCTGCGATCATGGCAATCAATATCGGTCGGTGGTGTTCTATACGACTGAGGAAGAAAGGCAGCTCTCGGAAGCCTCAAAGCGGGCAATTGAACAGTCCAAGCGGCTTCCTGCCCCGATCGTCACGCAGCTGGTCAAGGCCTCAACCTTCTACCCAGCCGAGGACTATCACCAGGATTACTACAAGGAAAACCCGCTCCGGTATAAGTATTACAAGTTCAGCTGCGGCCGATCTCAGCGGTTGGAAGCCTTGTGGGGGAAACCGTAA
- a CDS encoding TldD/PmbA family protein has product MTVLNGTWPKMTSSDEFRFLSELVMTRSSADHTIVRLRDHHAGTTRFANNQVIQNVDARRGSLAVTVAFGGRHGTAGTTDFTAGAIQDTLARAERIARISPVDPEYLPPPDPSWFPVRETAKPETMAAGPAKRLEYANEAIGHCRMENIMAAGVVSSSATAVGIAADNGLFGYERRADARFSLTVQAGDATGWSAAAHRSIDHLRIQERTLAAIAKSKRGRDAYELPPGRYPVILEPAAVAGLWAWLIWSLDAKSYMKGTSPFAGKLGQAIVDERLTLRNLADHADLLGEGFTHEGLPSTASEWIDHGTLKQLAYDRFTAKVHGVITIPTLEAPALSVEGPQAHSIQDLIKGAERAILVTNFWYIRPVNPRDLTLTGMTRDGTFLVEKGEIVSAVRNFRFHESPLQAFRHLTAWTAPMEAVTSETGKMLVPAVALPQFHFSSVTRF; this is encoded by the coding sequence ATGACCGTACTGAACGGCACCTGGCCGAAGATGACCAGCTCGGACGAGTTTCGTTTTCTGAGCGAGCTGGTCATGACCCGCTCATCCGCTGATCATACGATCGTCCGTCTTCGCGATCACCATGCGGGAACGACGAGATTCGCCAATAATCAAGTCATTCAAAATGTCGATGCGAGACGGGGCTCTCTGGCCGTGACGGTCGCCTTCGGGGGTCGACATGGGACCGCCGGCACGACTGATTTTACCGCCGGGGCGATTCAGGACACCTTGGCTCGTGCCGAACGGATTGCTCGGATCTCACCGGTTGATCCCGAATACCTTCCGCCTCCCGATCCGAGCTGGTTCCCTGTTCGAGAGACGGCGAAACCGGAAACCATGGCGGCAGGTCCGGCCAAAAGGCTGGAGTATGCCAATGAAGCGATCGGGCACTGCCGGATGGAGAACATCATGGCGGCCGGCGTCGTCTCGTCGTCGGCGACGGCAGTAGGGATTGCCGCCGACAACGGACTGTTCGGTTACGAACGTCGAGCAGACGCCCGGTTCAGCCTGACAGTCCAAGCCGGTGATGCCACCGGTTGGAGCGCGGCTGCTCATCGGTCGATCGATCACTTGAGGATTCAAGAGCGGACATTGGCGGCCATTGCCAAATCCAAGCGAGGTCGTGATGCGTACGAGCTCCCGCCGGGACGTTATCCCGTCATCCTTGAACCGGCTGCCGTGGCCGGCCTCTGGGCGTGGCTGATTTGGTCACTGGATGCCAAGTCTTACATGAAGGGGACAAGTCCTTTCGCCGGCAAGCTGGGACAAGCGATCGTGGACGAGCGGTTGACTCTCCGGAACCTTGCGGATCATGCCGACCTGCTTGGAGAGGGATTTACACATGAAGGTTTGCCCAGTACGGCTTCAGAGTGGATCGACCATGGAACCCTCAAACAACTGGCTTACGACCGCTTTACGGCGAAGGTCCATGGAGTGATAACCATTCCGACACTCGAGGCTCCCGCCTTGTCGGTCGAGGGGCCCCAGGCGCATTCGATTCAGGATCTGATCAAAGGTGCGGAACGCGCGATTCTGGTGACGAATTTCTGGTACATCCGCCCCGTGAATCCTCGTGATCTCACGCTGACCGGTATGACACGAGATGGGACATTCCTTGTCGAGAAGGGGGAAATCGTCTCAGCCGTAAGAAATTTCAGGTTTCATGAAAGTCCGCTCCAGGCATTTCGACACCTTACCGCTTGGACCGCGCCCATGGAGGCGGTCACTTCGGAAACCGGAAAGATGCTGGTTCCAGCCGTGGCCCTCCCGCAGTTTCATTTCTCGAGCGTGACGCGATTCTAG
- a CDS encoding TldD/PmbA family protein — protein sequence MSTPAWDEFAELALKRIASSGAEYGDIRVQDSSTEHIQGEDRRIASIRDTRDIGFGVRVLYHGAWGFAASSVLSLEEVPRVADLAIEIAKSSASVAIERVRLAPEPVHRDRVVTPYRLDPFSVPLEKKTDLLLNTMEVLHLQSGIARSSASLWARRDRKLFVSSEGTHLEFDLLAGQGECTATALHGGQFASRSFNTPHLRKGYELIEEADFLREASRVADQAVEKVKAPAVDAGQYDLVLDPEHLSLTIHESCGHPSELDRALGYEANYAGTSFLTMEKRGNFRYGSRHVNLVADNTEPETLAATGYDDDGVMCQQWDIVRHGIFVGYCTNREVAPKIGESRSCGSNRADGWANIPIVRIANIGLEPGEATRDQLIADVKRGIYIEGHGSYSIDQRRYNFQFGGDAFWLIENGRRTHMLRDVIYHGITPEFWNSCDGVSDRSFRQRYGFITCGKGQPGQSGWMTHAASPARFRQMQVIRGEGSS from the coding sequence ATGAGCACTCCAGCTTGGGACGAATTCGCCGAGCTTGCGCTGAAACGCATTGCGTCTTCAGGCGCCGAGTATGGCGATATCCGCGTTCAGGACAGTAGCACGGAACACATCCAAGGTGAGGATCGTCGAATCGCTTCGATTCGGGATACTCGGGATATTGGCTTCGGTGTGCGCGTACTCTATCACGGAGCCTGGGGGTTCGCGGCGAGTTCGGTTTTGTCGCTTGAAGAGGTTCCCCGGGTGGCGGACCTCGCCATCGAGATTGCCAAAAGTTCCGCCTCGGTGGCCATCGAGCGAGTACGCTTAGCGCCGGAGCCGGTCCATCGGGATCGCGTCGTCACGCCGTATCGCCTCGATCCATTCAGCGTGCCGTTGGAGAAGAAGACCGACTTGTTGCTCAACACCATGGAAGTGTTGCACTTGCAGTCTGGTATCGCGAGGAGCAGCGCCAGCCTGTGGGCGCGTCGGGACAGAAAGTTGTTTGTTTCCAGTGAGGGAACACACCTGGAGTTCGATCTGTTGGCCGGGCAAGGCGAGTGCACGGCGACTGCTCTGCACGGCGGCCAGTTTGCATCGCGCAGCTTCAATACTCCCCATCTCAGGAAAGGCTATGAACTGATTGAAGAAGCCGACTTCCTACGGGAGGCTTCACGTGTTGCCGATCAGGCGGTCGAAAAGGTCAAGGCGCCGGCGGTCGACGCCGGCCAGTACGATCTGGTGCTCGACCCGGAGCATCTGTCCTTGACCATCCATGAATCCTGCGGCCATCCGAGTGAACTCGACCGTGCGCTCGGGTACGAGGCCAATTATGCCGGTACCAGCTTCTTGACGATGGAGAAGCGCGGCAACTTTCGCTATGGCTCACGACATGTGAACTTAGTCGCCGATAACACCGAACCGGAAACGCTGGCCGCGACCGGCTACGATGACGATGGAGTGATGTGCCAGCAATGGGACATCGTTCGCCACGGAATCTTCGTCGGTTACTGTACAAACCGGGAAGTGGCACCGAAAATAGGCGAGTCTCGTTCATGCGGCTCGAATCGGGCCGACGGATGGGCGAATATTCCGATCGTGCGGATTGCCAATATCGGACTTGAGCCCGGCGAGGCTACGCGTGATCAGCTCATTGCCGACGTGAAACGCGGCATCTATATCGAAGGCCATGGATCCTACAGCATTGATCAACGCCGCTACAACTTTCAGTTCGGCGGTGACGCCTTCTGGCTGATTGAAAACGGCAGGCGAACGCATATGTTGCGTGACGTCATCTACCATGGGATCACGCCGGAATTCTGGAACAGCTGCGACGGAGTGTCTGACCGCTCTTTTCGACAACGGTACGGATTCATCACCTGTGGGAAGGGGCAGCCGGGCCAGTCCGGTTGGATGACCCATGCCGCCTCTCCTGCGAGATTTCGCCAGATGCAGGTGATCCGCGGAGAAGGAAGCTCATGA
- a CDS encoding cupin domain-containing protein, protein MSVQPFVLRPDQHEPALNVVGTQVTVLASNAATQSYGITLQQAQEGTGPPPHSHDWDKAFYALKGEVHFLFEGKAYNCNVGTLVHVPGGTVHGFRYGSGGGRLLEITGAGALAAQMFTAIDREIPSGPPDIPKLLMGSLLRCDLEAPRLAEMFHR, encoded by the coding sequence ATGAGCGTTCAACCCTTTGTCTTGAGACCAGATCAGCATGAGCCTGCGTTGAATGTGGTCGGAACACAGGTGACTGTGTTGGCGTCCAACGCGGCGACGCAAAGCTACGGGATCACCTTACAGCAGGCCCAGGAAGGAACAGGTCCACCGCCGCATAGCCACGATTGGGACAAAGCGTTCTACGCCCTGAAAGGCGAAGTTCACTTCCTATTCGAGGGGAAAGCCTACAACTGCAACGTTGGGACTCTCGTTCACGTTCCCGGAGGAACTGTGCATGGCTTTCGCTACGGAAGTGGTGGTGGTCGGTTGCTCGAGATTACGGGGGCCGGCGCGCTCGCGGCTCAGATGTTCACGGCCATCGACAGGGAGATTCCATCCGGACCGCCGGATATTCCAAAGCTACTTATGGGGTCACTGTTGCGGTGTGACCTTGAGGCGCCTCGACTCGCTGAGATGTTTCACCGCTGA
- a CDS encoding TIR domain-containing protein produces the protein MKVFPSWSGERSLQVAVGLRDWLGHWFKDLDCWVSEKDIHAGERWAEVLASQLHATDFAILCIAEETLEKPWILFEAGAISKAVGKTSRVIPYLLFGLGHDELPEPLRQFQSVSADREGSFKLIQSVNDVRSDKQNDDLLKETFVERWPDLDAVLTRAGDTAVEPWRSLFVSEFPRNDYDQHLANAKEVWLVGVSLENTLRSNTDAWKDRLRNQVKLRVLLADPDPSVIEHAVLRKSSREVIDSGLMLKSAEIKASVDSLREIREVLGGKGQAGTQHKEQLQIRTTRYPLAYGAHAMDPNESCGVLYIKFYPYQIQNEQKPKLVLRANRDREYKWFLRELDNLFSKAGEEIDLDKFSA, from the coding sequence ATGAAGGTGTTTCCGAGTTGGTCGGGCGAGCGGAGTCTTCAAGTCGCTGTGGGCTTGCGTGACTGGCTCGGGCACTGGTTTAAAGACCTGGATTGCTGGGTTTCGGAAAAGGATATTCATGCAGGCGAACGATGGGCAGAAGTTTTGGCAAGCCAGCTCCACGCTACGGATTTCGCGATTCTATGCATTGCTGAAGAAACGCTCGAGAAGCCTTGGATTCTCTTCGAGGCGGGCGCGATATCGAAGGCAGTGGGGAAAACCTCTCGCGTCATTCCCTATTTGCTGTTCGGCCTAGGCCACGACGAGTTGCCAGAGCCACTTCGGCAATTTCAGTCAGTCAGTGCCGATCGCGAAGGCAGCTTCAAGTTAATACAAAGCGTAAACGACGTACGTTCGGACAAGCAAAATGACGACCTTCTGAAGGAAACTTTTGTGGAGAGATGGCCTGACCTCGATGCCGTCCTTACCCGTGCTGGCGATACTGCAGTTGAGCCATGGCGTAGCCTTTTCGTGTCCGAATTTCCGCGGAACGACTACGATCAGCATCTCGCGAACGCAAAAGAGGTCTGGTTAGTGGGTGTCTCACTTGAGAACACACTCAGATCCAACACAGATGCGTGGAAAGATAGGCTCAGAAATCAGGTTAAGCTGAGAGTATTGCTCGCTGACCCAGATCCGTCGGTCATCGAACACGCCGTTCTTCGCAAATCTAGTCGTGAGGTGATCGACAGCGGTCTCATGTTGAAGAGCGCTGAGATCAAAGCGAGCGTTGACTCGCTTCGCGAGATTCGCGAGGTTCTTGGAGGAAAAGGACAGGCGGGCACCCAGCATAAGGAGCAACTGCAGATACGCACAACACGATATCCACTCGCTTACGGCGCGCACGCGATGGATCCTAACGAGTCGTGTGGGGTTTTGTACATCAAATTTTATCCCTACCAGATTCAGAACGAACAGAAGCCGAAGCTGGTTCTCCGGGCCAATCGTGATAGAGAGTACAAATGGTTTCTCCGGGAACTGGACAACCTCTTCTCGAAGGCCGGAGAGGAAATCGATCTTGACAAGTTTTCTGCCTAA
- a CDS encoding toll/interleukin-1 receptor domain-containing protein, with protein MALFISHSDEEEPLAAALSATLKLAFGDSFQVFVAKHRVPLGADWLEKIREALENAQAILVLLSARSVGRPWVNIEAGYGVMARKKVIPLCHSGFSKAQLPHIYESKQSVDLADRQDVERLLSEIQTLSSTPLRADCKKLANELRTMIAAARLRVPSSLAETDDRPCVWLIGTNSGLENKQAAFNRRFMALLAHAMTGARLQCVFGRSELLDDFAGSLLAEQAQELSTDADIVESAAEAAATYRDDGSIRPNPVIVLGSLRTFRGPRALFLESIGRVPDVTVLVGGKQDGRARQEAEFAQRAGIPLLPVAFTGGYAQSAACTLDDAFKPEADRLRHDRKDYARVPAALCDLIVRQTAIVRARQS; from the coding sequence ATGGCATTGTTTATTTCCCATTCCGATGAAGAGGAGCCACTAGCAGCCGCGCTATCTGCGACGCTTAAGCTCGCGTTTGGGGATTCCTTTCAGGTATTCGTAGCCAAACACCGCGTTCCCCTTGGAGCAGATTGGCTAGAGAAGATTCGGGAGGCACTTGAAAACGCTCAAGCAATCCTTGTTCTCCTCTCGGCGCGCTCTGTCGGTCGGCCCTGGGTAAACATCGAGGCTGGCTACGGAGTCATGGCACGTAAGAAAGTAATCCCACTCTGTCACTCTGGCTTCTCGAAAGCGCAGCTTCCTCATATCTACGAGTCTAAACAGAGCGTCGACCTGGCGGATAGGCAAGACGTAGAGCGTCTCCTGTCGGAAATTCAGACACTGTCCTCCACGCCTCTGCGTGCAGATTGCAAGAAACTCGCTAACGAATTGCGTACAATGATCGCCGCTGCCCGACTGCGCGTTCCGAGCTCACTTGCTGAGACGGACGATAGACCGTGCGTTTGGTTGATCGGAACCAATAGCGGCCTGGAGAACAAACAAGCCGCGTTCAACCGAAGATTTATGGCCCTACTCGCTCACGCGATGACTGGAGCCCGCTTGCAGTGTGTCTTCGGCCGGAGTGAGCTGCTGGACGACTTTGCAGGTTCACTCTTAGCCGAGCAAGCTCAGGAACTTTCCACGGACGCAGATATCGTCGAATCCGCAGCAGAGGCCGCAGCTACCTATCGCGACGATGGTTCCATCAGACCGAATCCTGTCATCGTTCTCGGCTCGTTGCGAACCTTCCGGGGACCACGCGCTCTGTTTCTCGAATCGATCGGACGAGTACCGGACGTCACGGTGCTGGTGGGGGGTAAGCAGGATGGTCGTGCACGCCAAGAGGCTGAATTCGCTCAACGCGCTGGTATTCCTTTGCTGCCCGTTGCCTTCACGGGCGGGTACGCTCAAAGTGCTGCGTGTACGCTTGACGACGCTTTCAAACCCGAAGCCGACCGCCTCCGGCACGATCGAAAAGACTATGCCCGCGTTCCTGCTGCCCTGTGCGATTTGATCGTCCGACAAACGGCCATTGTCCGAGCTCGGCAATCCTAG
- the hpnR gene encoding hopanoid C-3 methylase HpnR gives MKFLAVHPGPLMYTKIYLRLEPLGLEMVAQACRQAGHDVRLIDLQADTWKDYEALIRTWKPDAVAFGCNYLANVPEIVDLAKLTKQELPNSFVFVGGHSASFVAKEFLEHGNGAIDCVLKGEGEAAAPKLLEAVEHDRNAITKVPGVLTHDGEGPPAQFIENLDDVRPARDLLRNRHKYFIGVLDPCASIEFARGCPWDCSFCSAWTFYGRSYRTVSTEKAVEELEQVQEPGIFLVDDVAFIQSKQGMEIGEAVARRGIKKQYYMETRGDVLLRNKEVFKLWKTLGLQYMFLGVEAIDEEGLKMHRKRISLGRNFEALEFARSLGITVAINLIADPDWDRKRFEVIRQWCLEIPEIVNISVNTPYPGTESWHTESRKFHTRDYRLFDIQHAVMPTKMPLPEFYEELVKTQQVLNKKHLGWTALKGTAKIAAGHLMRGQTNFIKMLWKFNSVYNPKLQIADHQRPVSYEMALPPPHHENKTIDSKLLYILPPKGRRSRALDESSEQFVEATRTGTSI, from the coding sequence ATGAAGTTCCTCGCAGTCCATCCCGGTCCGCTCATGTATACCAAGATTTATCTTCGCCTGGAGCCTCTTGGACTTGAGATGGTGGCTCAGGCGTGCCGCCAAGCGGGACACGATGTCCGTTTGATCGACTTGCAGGCTGATACGTGGAAAGACTACGAGGCGCTTATCCGGACCTGGAAGCCCGACGCAGTCGCATTCGGCTGTAATTACCTGGCGAATGTTCCGGAGATCGTGGATTTGGCGAAGCTGACGAAGCAAGAACTGCCGAACTCATTCGTCTTTGTCGGGGGCCATAGCGCCTCGTTCGTGGCGAAAGAGTTTTTGGAGCACGGCAACGGCGCCATCGATTGCGTGCTCAAGGGCGAAGGTGAAGCCGCAGCCCCCAAACTGTTGGAAGCAGTGGAGCATGACCGCAACGCCATCACGAAAGTGCCGGGAGTCCTGACGCACGACGGGGAGGGCCCGCCGGCGCAGTTCATCGAAAATCTTGACGATGTCCGTCCGGCGCGTGATTTGCTCAGAAACCGGCACAAATACTTCATTGGGGTGTTGGATCCCTGCGCCTCGATCGAGTTTGCGCGGGGTTGCCCCTGGGATTGCTCGTTCTGCAGCGCATGGACATTCTACGGTCGCAGCTACCGAACGGTCAGCACGGAAAAAGCTGTGGAGGAGCTGGAGCAGGTTCAAGAACCGGGCATCTTCCTGGTGGATGACGTGGCCTTCATCCAATCCAAACAGGGCATGGAGATCGGTGAAGCGGTGGCTCGGCGGGGGATCAAGAAACAATATTACATGGAAACCCGCGGTGACGTCCTGTTGCGCAATAAAGAGGTCTTCAAATTGTGGAAGACCCTCGGGCTGCAATACATGTTCTTGGGCGTGGAAGCCATCGATGAAGAAGGCCTCAAGATGCACCGGAAGCGCATCTCGCTGGGGAGGAACTTCGAGGCACTGGAATTTGCCCGCTCCCTCGGCATCACCGTGGCCATCAATTTGATTGCCGACCCGGACTGGGACCGCAAGCGGTTTGAAGTGATCCGGCAATGGTGTTTGGAAATTCCAGAGATCGTGAACATCAGCGTCAATACCCCGTATCCCGGCACCGAAAGCTGGCACACCGAATCGCGCAAGTTTCACACGAGGGATTATCGCCTCTTCGACATCCAACATGCCGTGATGCCGACGAAGATGCCGCTACCGGAGTTTTACGAGGAGCTGGTCAAGACGCAGCAGGTGCTCAACAAGAAACACCTTGGCTGGACCGCGCTCAAGGGGACGGCCAAGATTGCGGCAGGGCATCTCATGCGGGGGCAAACGAATTTCATCAAGATGCTCTGGAAGTTCAACAGCGTCTACAACCCGAAACTCCAAATCGCCGATCACCAACGTCCGGTGTCGTACGAGATGGCGCTCCCGCCGCCACATCATGAAAATAAAACCATCGATTCGAAACTGCTCTATATTCTTCCTCCGAAGGGGCGTCGCAGCCGTGCGCTCGACGAATCCAGCGAGCAGTTTGTGGAAGCCACCCGCACAGGGACCAGCATTTAG